In the genome of Jaculus jaculus isolate mJacJac1 chromosome 11, mJacJac1.mat.Y.cur, whole genome shotgun sequence, the window aataattcactccagctgttctgttcctctagaggacCCTGAGAAATACAGTGGACATAACCAATGCTAGAGCACATGAAAGAGcaggtggtttttttttggggggggggcggtatttgaggtagggtctcactgtagctccagttgacctggaaatcactatgtagtctcaggttagcctcaaaatCATTGAGCTCTTCctccctctgactcccaagtgctgggatttaaagactTGCACAACCAAGCCCAGATCAGGAGCAGCCATTAGTTATTTGAAAAAATGCTCAGTTTTGCAGTTCATCACATGTGGGCTAAGAAATGATTCTTCTTGTCCCTTGAGAATCAAGGGGCACAGGTCCTTTCTTGAAGCTAACAAAGATTTGGGAGCTCCAGAAATGCATACAGACTCAGAAATGTAGTGAAAAGTAGAAGCAGCAAACTTTGTTTTCTAGCTATAAGCAATAGTTCCCTTTGAGGAAGGAGGAACCTCAAAGCTACATTTTGGCAGATGGCTGATACCTTCTAAAAGAGAAACATTTGTGAATGAGGAAGGAAAATTGAAAAGATCTCAAAAGTTTGTCAAATTTTTCACAAAAACCAGAGTACTTTTTCCACACacagaacagaaagaaatatacatattACTAAGATTGTACTAATTGTAGGGAAGGAATCTGAGTATCTGAGAATCATGGAAATAGTGTGGAAAACACAGTAAGATATTTTCCAATATGTTTGAAGTAGCAGCAGTTTTTATTTTCCACTCCAGGACTGTTTCTGTATGTCCCAAGAGTAAGGGTACTACGGTGAAGGTAGGAACAGGAAGTTGTTTTTCCTCCAAATTTCTTTTtctcagggaattctgtggaatAGGTAGAAGAcagatgtaagagccacaggttgggatgtcatgcccagggGCACTGCCTCCTCCAAGTAACTGCAGCTCTCACAACAAATAACCCATAATCTCATGGGGAATACTAGCAACaatactgaggagggtccccagcaaaATGGGGGTAAGGataaaggaaaagatggtaacaatacaagatgtatccatacaaagtatgtaattaatttaaaaaatctctaaagaaaaaaaaataggagtttCTACAGAGTTGCAGTTGATTCAACATAGTTGTATTTGCTATTCAACACACTTTTATTAAGAGAACATAACTGTAAGTGagatataattattttgttttcctgaacTGTTTGAATAACCAGCTAGACTAATGTAGGCAAGTGTCAAAGTGCAACTATTTCTCCTCTTTGGCCGAATCAAGTTTTCCTTTCCAGCATCACTTCATCTCTAATGGTCAGGCGTGAACTATACCGAGCTCACACTGAAGCAAATAAGAATTCCTGTGGAAACAGCAGATGCTTCAGTGCACTTTGGaatcatgggtttttttttttctatgcataGTAATTcaaactatatttaaaatttttaatgatgTAATTGAGAGCGATTTTTCAGAACAGACCAGATTAACAACTAAGTGGTCCATGGTAGAATGCACAATTTGTGATATTTCCTCTCAGAATTAGACAgtttaaaaaatttgttcatttttatttatttgagaatggcagagagagaaagaggcagatagagagagagaatgggtgtgacagggcctccagccactgcaaacaaactccagatgcatgcgcccctttgtgcatctggctaacatgggttctgaggaactgagcctcgtaccagtgtccataggcttcacaggcaagcgcttaaccactaagccatctctcctgcccagaatttgacaatataaataaaaatgtgttgaaTTTAATTTAGCTAAGTGTCATGTAAATTCTCAAGTAAAAAGTTCTTGAAAACATTGTTAAACAAATAGCATATGGAAAGCTGAATACCTATAAactagatataaataagtcaagcAATCCACCTATACTAGttgcttcaggtttgctgagatgaacttgcagACTAGGCACAGATATGGGTGAAGGGAGttattgaagcttagagatccaggggaagttccataatggcataatgctttcacagaaccaaacatacagagagatacacaggccaaaaaaaaaagtgattactAATAATCAGGAAAAAATAGTTTATGGGAAATATTAGGAAAAAGCAAAAACCTGTACCCGCTAAATCCTGTTTTATAAATAggggtaaaaatatttaaatgcatgCAAATACTTGTTTAACTTGCCCAAAATAATAGTATTACTCAAAGCAGATAGACACTCATATCAAATGACATTTCAACAAGTATCTGGTCTTAAAAGGcaatattttctataaataacCTGAAGTTTACTATCAAAATACAAAGGGAGAAAGGCATATGAAGCAGTCTGTGTGGAGTTGAGTCTCAGAGGAAATGAAAAATAAGCTGAAGTCTGATGGAAATGGAGTGAGTCAGGGGGTGACACACATGGAAAAGGCTCCTAAAAGGAAGTGTAGATTGTAAGTGGGTGAGAACAGACCGAGAGACAAGAGTAATCTGTATATAGGACTAAAAATACTAAGAACATGTGGTTAGTAGAGTGAATTCAAAGGTGGCAATGCAAAAGGTGTTGTAAAAGAGAAAGCTGTTTAGTCAAGTACAAGAAGATCATGATAGACTTTCTAAGAGCTGCTGTGGATGGATTtgatttgggggggggcagttgtAAATCTCTTCAAATGACACATGAAATTTGTTATGTTTACTCTACAGAATGTTATAGAGATACAGTAGATTTTGATACATAAAATAGTTATCAAAATGGAAGCTTATTGAGTCAGAAATTTAACTGATCCTAAAAGTAACAGGAGAATGGGAAAGACTAAGAACTTTTACagttttgaaaaagagagaaaatcagaggacttatatgttctttttttttttaactttaaacagATTTTTATTACTCAAAGGTTGTCACATAATTGGATACTTGTCTACTTTGTACAATTATTCTTACTCTCCACAGAAAGGCTGCTTCTGAACTTATCTGGCAATGGCAAGCACTGAAATCCTGACTTGAACAGAATTGTAGTAGAAATGCCTCATTGATTTAAGTTGAAAGCAGTACATTGGTACACAGCTCTTGCAcccagtatcaggaatgtacaaatgtcttttttattaaaaatacaaaataaattatctgTAGGCATGGACAAATGACAGCAGTAAACCAGTATATATTGTCAACTAAAACCAGTAACTGATGGTTATAGTGATTTGCTTAAACATCAGCCAGCCTTTTCTTCAGTCATTTTCTTCAACTGACTTCTCTGAAGTTATTGATGAGGAATCCTGCCTTTGAGCTTCCTGTCACAGTTCATTACGAATGGCAAAGCACTATTCTAGGACTTATAACATGCCCCCTCCCATACCACCACCCATTCCTCCCATTGCGCCCATTCCAGGGTCCTTCTCTTCCTTGGGAATTTCTGTGATTACAACTTCTGCTGTAGTTAGCAGGGAAGCCACCCCAGCAGCATCCATTAAAGCAGTTCTTACAACTTTTGTTGGATCGATGATTCCCTTCTCCACCATATTCACAAATTCTCCAAGCATAGCATCATAACCAACTTCTGAGGAACTTTGCAGGATTTTCTCAACTATCAAAGATCCTTCAACACCTGCATTCTTAGCAATTGTCATTGCAGGGATTTTGAGTGATTTTCTAATAATGTCTATACCAATTTTTTGATCTTCATTAACAGGCTTTAAAGAGTCCAAGGCTGGAGTGCAGCGGAGGAGAGCACAGCCGCCCCCTAGAACAATGCCTTCTTCTACAGCTGCTCTCGTAGCATTGAGGGCATCTGtaactctgtctttcttctcatttACCTCCACATCGCTTGTTCCACCAACCTTCAGCACAGCTACTCCATCTGAAAGTTTTGCAAGTCGCTCATtcagtttttccttttcatattcaCTAGTTGTGGTGTCTAACTGCTCTGTTATTTCTTGAATACGTTTTTCAATTTGAGTTTTGTcaccttttcctttcaaaagcatGGCATCATCCTTGGTGACAATGACCTCTCCGACTTTCCCTAAGTCATGAGGCTGAACATCTTCAAGATTTAGGGTCAGTCCCTCTTCTCCAAACACTGCACCACCAGTAGCAATAGCCATATCCTTAAGCTGGTTCTTTCTATTGTCACCAAAACCCAGAGCTTTGACTGCTACAACCTGAAGACCAACTTTTAACCTATTTAAGACCAGTGTACTT includes:
- the LOC123453345 gene encoding 60 kDa heat shock protein, mitochondrial-like encodes the protein MLRLPTVLRQMRPLSRALAPHLTRAYAKDVKFGAEARALMLQGVDLLADAVAVKMGPKGRTVIIEQSWGSPKVTKDGVTVAKAVDLKDKYKNIGAKLVQDVANNTNEEAGDGTTTATVLARSIAKEGFEKISKGANPVEIRRGVMLAVDAVIAELKKQSKPVTTPEEIAQVATISANGDKEIGTIISDAMKKVGRKGVITVKDGKTLNDELEIIEGMKFDRGYISPYFINTSKGQKCEFQDAYVLLSEKKISSVQSIVPALEIANAHRKPLVIIAEDVDGEALSTLVLNRLKVGLQVVAVKALGFGDNRKNQLKDMAIATGGAVFGEEGLTLNLEDVQPHDLGKVGEVIVTKDDAMLLKGKGDKTQIEKRIQEITEQLDTTTSEYEKEKLNERLAKLSDGVAVLKVGGTSDVEVNEKKDRVTDALNATRAAVEEGIVLGGGCALLRCTPALDSLKPVNEDQKIGIDIIRKSLKIPAMTIAKNAGVEGSLIVEKILQSSSEVGYDAMLGEFVNMVEKGIIDPTKVVRTALMDAAGVASLLTTAEVVITEIPKEEKDPGMGAMGGMGGGMGGGML